One region of Glutamicibacter sp. B1 genomic DNA includes:
- a CDS encoding pentapeptide repeat-containing protein, which translates to MNPKIRTFKLPELASGYAGDISSGQYIELLEFANLDAPVQADEVRLEECRFTSVAVESLRNARLMQCELEQIGAPSLNAAGTFFNDVRVAHSRFGSADFAEAELDGVVFENCKFGWLNLRRAKVRDVLFRNCQFEEIDFGGQIQRVSFIDSRTSVLNGIGAQLRDVDLQGLDFAQVEGLESLRGARISSLQLSLLAEDMAQHLGIRVAP; encoded by the coding sequence GTGAACCCCAAAATTCGCACATTTAAGCTGCCAGAATTGGCTTCGGGGTATGCGGGGGATATTAGTAGTGGCCAATACATAGAACTCTTGGAATTCGCGAATCTTGATGCCCCAGTACAGGCAGATGAAGTCAGACTTGAGGAATGCCGATTTACCTCGGTTGCAGTTGAATCGCTACGTAACGCCCGACTGATGCAGTGCGAATTGGAACAAATCGGTGCCCCATCTCTTAATGCGGCAGGAACGTTCTTTAATGATGTACGTGTGGCACACAGTCGGTTCGGATCGGCTGACTTTGCCGAAGCCGAGTTGGATGGCGTGGTCTTTGAGAACTGCAAGTTTGGCTGGCTAAATTTACGTCGCGCCAAGGTTCGTGATGTTCTGTTCCGTAACTGCCAATTCGAGGAAATTGATTTTGGTGGCCAGATCCAGCGCGTGAGCTTCATTGACTCACGAACCTCGGTGCTCAACGGCATCGGTGCACAACTTCGCGACGTTGATCTTCAAGGACTAGATTTCGCCCAAGTTGAAGGACTGGAATCACTGCGTGGTGCCCGAATCAGTTCCCTTCAGCTCAGCCTTTTAGCCGAAGACATGGCACAGCATCTGGGAATCAGAGTAGCTCCGTAA
- a CDS encoding ATP-binding cassette domain-containing protein: MSLKLESVTLNLAGRQVLPPTTLNVPAGRLVGLTAPSGAGKTSLISLAALLQRPTSGRIILDGVPVPSELPTARILVALRQQIGVLPQNPRSFADPRLTLAETITAPLAFRDHRSRPAPLRYQEQLLDLARQMRLPESLLSRLPSQVSDGQLQRALMARALSLSPRILLCDEPTSALDPTTTAAIFQVLRAAADNGVSVLVASHDRSSLVQYCDKVVALSELQLNN; encoded by the coding sequence ATGAGTCTAAAACTGGAATCGGTGACATTGAACCTGGCGGGGCGTCAGGTTCTTCCCCCGACAACTCTGAACGTTCCAGCTGGTCGGCTTGTAGGTCTGACGGCGCCATCAGGTGCGGGGAAAACCAGTCTGATCTCTCTGGCAGCATTGCTGCAGCGTCCAACAAGCGGTCGGATCATTTTGGACGGAGTCCCTGTTCCATCAGAGCTTCCTACGGCAAGAATACTGGTGGCCCTGCGTCAACAAATCGGGGTCCTGCCACAAAACCCGCGAAGTTTTGCCGATCCTCGACTCACATTGGCAGAAACCATCACCGCTCCCCTAGCCTTCCGAGATCACCGGTCACGGCCAGCTCCACTACGCTATCAAGAGCAGTTGCTTGACCTAGCCAGGCAAATGCGCCTGCCTGAATCATTACTCTCTCGACTACCGTCGCAAGTTTCTGATGGTCAGCTGCAACGCGCCTTGATGGCTCGGGCACTGAGTTTAAGTCCACGAATACTGCTCTGTGACGAGCCAACCTCGGCACTTGACCCCACTACCACGGCGGCCATTTTCCAAGTGTTACGCGCTGCTGCGGACAATGGAGTCTCAGTGCTCGTAGCCTCACATGATCGCAGTTCGTTGGTCCAGTACTGCGACAAGGTCGTAGCCCTTTCTGAACTACAGCTAAACAATTGA
- a CDS encoding LysR family transcriptional regulator has translation MNLEQLRGFITIAEVGHFTHAAEILHLSQPSLSRQISTLEQELGSELFHRARGNISLTSAGQALLPRARRMLADEETIRSEMADLAGLRRGRVRLGAPPTLCVSLVAEVLDIFRDKYPGVQLQISEGGSHRLLEQLGGGELDLALIVTSEHAVNETHLQNLPLFEEELVVIDSLDHPHLPKATELDLRSLAPIDQLAFSHSYDLRASISQAYKTAGLSPNIVVEGGEMDAVLRFVHRGLGVAVVPATVALETPGVRAIALRDPQLSRTIGLAHRRDVSLTRAALAMHALVEGTAKTLTTRHEQITELL, from the coding sequence ATGAATTTAGAGCAGTTACGGGGCTTTATTACGATTGCCGAAGTGGGTCACTTCACACATGCCGCTGAGATTTTGCACCTCTCACAGCCATCATTAAGTCGCCAAATTTCCACTCTTGAACAAGAGCTCGGTTCCGAACTCTTTCATCGTGCACGCGGAAATATCTCCCTTACTTCAGCGGGCCAAGCGCTGCTTCCCCGAGCACGCCGCATGCTTGCTGACGAAGAAACCATTAGAAGTGAAATGGCGGATTTGGCTGGCCTACGTCGTGGACGTGTACGACTCGGTGCCCCGCCTACACTCTGTGTTTCGCTGGTTGCCGAAGTACTAGATATTTTTCGCGACAAATATCCTGGAGTGCAGTTACAGATTTCCGAGGGTGGATCACACCGTCTGCTGGAGCAGCTCGGTGGTGGCGAACTAGACCTTGCACTGATCGTGACTTCCGAACACGCAGTCAACGAAACCCACCTACAGAACCTGCCGTTATTCGAAGAAGAATTGGTGGTCATCGACTCTTTAGACCACCCGCACCTGCCTAAGGCTACAGAGCTGGATCTTCGTAGCCTCGCTCCGATTGATCAGTTGGCTTTTTCGCACAGTTACGACCTTCGCGCCAGTATCAGTCAGGCTTACAAAACGGCTGGGTTATCTCCAAATATTGTCGTAGAGGGTGGCGAAATGGATGCCGTACTGCGCTTTGTTCATCGCGGTCTGGGTGTGGCGGTAGTGCCCGCCACAGTGGCCCTAGAAACACCAGGTGTTCGCGCCATAGCCCTACGCGACCCGCAATTATCACGCACCATCGGATTGGCTCATCGCCGTGATGTTTCGCTCACCCGAGCCGCTCTCGCAATGCATGCACTGGTCGAGGGAACAGCAAAAACACTCACAACCAGGCATGAGCAGATTACGGAGCTACTCTGA
- a CDS encoding urease subunit gamma — MHLTPREQEKLMIVVAADLARRRQERGLKLNYPESIAIITYELIEGARDGKTVAELMSYGTTILRREDVMEGIPEMIHDVQVEATFPDGTKLVTVHNPIR, encoded by the coding sequence ATGCATCTGACGCCGAGAGAGCAAGAAAAGCTCATGATCGTCGTAGCAGCGGATCTTGCGCGCCGAAGACAAGAACGTGGGCTGAAACTGAACTACCCCGAATCAATTGCCATCATCACCTATGAACTCATCGAGGGCGCACGCGACGGCAAAACAGTCGCCGAGCTGATGAGCTACGGCACTACCATCTTGCGCCGTGAAGACGTGATGGAGGGAATCCCAGAGATGATTCACGACGTGCAAGTTGAAGCGACCTTCCCGGACGGGACAAAACTTGTCACGGTCCATAACCCCATTCGCTAA
- the ureE gene encoding urease accessory protein UreE has product MIIEKLVGNIHEESSGLLEGRHHEKVVLPSSALVKRIQRVTTDHGRELGLRLTPGPDLRDGDVLYVSDEDLITVSVLPTDVLVIAPKSIFEMGFIAHSLGNRHLQAQFFDTDSEYGAEVMVVQYDHTVEDFLKHHNAVYERQERVMPVPFRHAEHTH; this is encoded by the coding sequence ATGATTATTGAAAAACTCGTGGGCAATATCCATGAGGAGAGCAGTGGGCTACTTGAAGGGCGGCATCACGAGAAAGTAGTTCTGCCCAGTTCAGCACTGGTCAAGCGAATCCAACGAGTAACTACCGATCATGGGCGTGAACTCGGTCTTCGCTTGACCCCTGGTCCGGACCTACGCGACGGCGACGTCTTGTATGTCTCCGATGAGGACCTCATTACCGTCTCAGTCTTGCCTACCGATGTCCTCGTTATTGCCCCGAAGTCGATCTTTGAGATGGGCTTTATTGCGCATTCATTGGGAAATCGTCATCTGCAGGCCCAATTCTTTGACACCGATTCGGAATACGGCGCTGAGGTAATGGTCGTGCAGTATGACCACACTGTGGAAGATTTCCTCAAGCATCACAATGCTGTTTATGAGCGACAGGAACGCGTCATGCCCGTTCCATTCCGTCATGCAGAACACACCCACTAG
- the ureC gene encoding urease subunit alpha, translating to MSFNMSRKQYSEMYGPTTGDGIRLADTELILEIEHDYTNYGEEVVFGGGKVIRDGMGQNGRLTRDQQIPDTVITNVVVLDYSGIYKADVALRDGHIFKIGKAGNPDISDGVNIIIGAATEVIAGEHKILTAGAIDTHIHFISPGQVETALANGTTTMIGGGTGPAEGTKATSLTPGPWNISRMLQAVENLPINIGFLGKGHASNEAPLVEQIRAGAIGLKIHEDWGATSSSIDTSLRVADQYDVQVAIHTDTLNECGFVEDTIAAIAGRVIHTFHTEGAGGGHAPDIIRMAGLPNVIPASTNPTLPYTSNTVDEHLDMLMVCHHLNPDIPEDVAFADSRIRPETIAAEDVLHDMGVFSITSSDSQAMGRVGEVVLRTWQVADAMKRQRGKLPGDPKVGDNERLKRYVAKYTINPAIAHGISDSIGSVEEGKFADLVLWDPAFFGVKPDLIIKGGLIVQSIMGDSNASIPTPQPRTLRPSFGSMGSAVYKSSITFMSQAAIEDGVAQKLGLRKVIRACSGIRDLTKADLKFNGNTPDIKVDAQTYEVFVDGELATCEPSAQLPMTQRYFLF from the coding sequence ATGAGCTTCAACATGTCGCGTAAGCAGTATTCAGAAATGTACGGACCAACTACCGGTGACGGTATCCGTTTGGCTGACACTGAGCTGATCTTGGAAATTGAACACGATTACACCAATTACGGTGAAGAAGTTGTCTTCGGTGGTGGAAAAGTCATCCGTGATGGCATGGGGCAAAACGGCAGACTCACCAGAGATCAGCAAATCCCAGATACCGTCATCACCAACGTCGTAGTTTTGGACTACTCAGGAATTTACAAAGCCGACGTGGCACTACGTGATGGGCACATCTTTAAAATCGGAAAGGCCGGTAACCCGGATATTTCCGACGGCGTAAACATCATTATTGGCGCAGCGACTGAAGTCATTGCAGGCGAACACAAGATCCTCACCGCCGGAGCCATCGACACGCACATTCACTTCATCTCGCCTGGCCAAGTCGAGACCGCTCTAGCCAATGGCACAACCACCATGATTGGTGGCGGAACTGGACCGGCAGAAGGGACCAAAGCAACAAGCCTGACGCCCGGGCCGTGGAATATTTCTCGAATGCTACAGGCAGTCGAGAACTTACCGATCAACATCGGGTTTTTAGGTAAAGGACATGCCAGCAACGAAGCCCCATTGGTTGAGCAAATCCGTGCTGGAGCCATTGGGCTGAAAATTCATGAGGACTGGGGCGCTACCTCCTCGTCAATTGACACCTCACTGCGGGTCGCCGATCAGTACGACGTTCAGGTGGCAATTCATACCGATACCTTGAACGAGTGTGGGTTTGTTGAGGATACGATCGCAGCCATCGCCGGGCGAGTAATTCACACATTTCACACCGAAGGCGCAGGCGGTGGGCACGCGCCGGACATCATTCGAATGGCAGGATTACCCAACGTTATTCCAGCTTCCACGAATCCAACGCTGCCGTACACAAGCAACACCGTGGACGAGCACTTGGACATGCTGATGGTGTGCCACCATCTCAACCCGGATATTCCCGAAGATGTCGCCTTTGCGGATTCTCGCATCCGTCCCGAGACAATCGCAGCCGAGGACGTCTTACACGACATGGGCGTCTTCTCGATTACCTCGTCAGACTCTCAGGCAATGGGCCGCGTCGGTGAAGTGGTGCTTCGAACCTGGCAAGTGGCCGACGCAATGAAACGCCAGCGCGGCAAACTGCCGGGTGACCCCAAAGTGGGGGATAACGAACGGCTCAAGCGGTACGTTGCAAAATACACAATCAACCCTGCTATAGCCCATGGCATCTCGGACTCAATCGGTAGCGTCGAAGAAGGAAAATTTGCTGACCTCGTACTGTGGGATCCGGCCTTTTTCGGAGTCAAACCGGACCTGATCATTAAAGGTGGACTGATCGTTCAATCGATCATGGGAGACTCCAACGCCTCTATTCCCACACCGCAGCCGCGCACTTTGCGACCGAGCTTTGGGTCGATGGGCAGCGCCGTCTACAAAAGTTCGATAACTTTCATGTCTCAAGCGGCTATCGAAGATGGAGTTGCGCAAAAACTGGGACTGAGAAAAGTGATCCGCGCCTGCAGTGGAATTCGAGACCTGACCAAAGCTGACCTGAAATTTAATGGGAACACACCGGACATCAAGGTCGACGCCCAAACCTATGAGGTCTTTGTTGACGGCGAGCTCGCCACTTGTGAGCCCTCGGCGCAACTTCCCATGACACAGCGATACTTCTTGTTCTAA
- a CDS encoding urease accessory protein UreD codes for MIKQRLTGELDLRIERRAGKDIATSQYHQGALRVLRPHYLDNTAQVCYTVVNPGGGYLGADRYRIGIDVGEQASLLLTTQSATKIYRTPQGEAQSQLNIELGAYAVLEYLPDQLIAYRDASYRQKTVVRMQDSSSLVLCEIITPGWSPDGQPFKYHRIRMRTEVYVDGNLMVLDNLLVEPQDQDVESLLYLQGFTHVGMLLAVDSRIETTMVEGLREDAYAVAAQQDEPVHVGISMTATSGLSVRTLGTSTESASTVLLCIVNSLRQRLRAQEPVELRKY; via the coding sequence GTGATCAAGCAAAGACTCACCGGTGAGCTTGATCTGCGGATTGAGCGCAGGGCGGGCAAGGACATTGCCACCAGTCAGTATCATCAGGGCGCATTGCGTGTGCTCCGCCCTCACTATCTCGATAACACCGCCCAAGTTTGTTATACGGTCGTCAATCCTGGCGGTGGCTACCTCGGGGCAGACAGGTATCGTATTGGCATCGACGTTGGTGAACAGGCCAGCTTGTTGCTCACCACTCAGTCTGCGACAAAGATTTATCGCACGCCACAAGGCGAAGCTCAGTCACAGCTGAATATTGAGTTGGGTGCTTATGCGGTCCTGGAATACCTACCTGACCAATTGATCGCCTACCGCGATGCTAGTTATCGGCAAAAAACCGTCGTTCGGATGCAAGACTCCAGTTCCCTAGTCTTGTGCGAGATCATTACACCTGGTTGGAGCCCAGACGGGCAACCTTTTAAATATCACCGAATCCGGATGCGCACCGAAGTGTATGTTGATGGAAATTTGATGGTCTTGGATAACTTGCTGGTTGAGCCGCAGGATCAAGACGTGGAATCACTCCTATATTTGCAAGGCTTTACACACGTGGGCATGTTGCTTGCTGTGGATTCACGGATTGAAACCACCATGGTTGAGGGTCTTCGAGAAGACGCTTATGCGGTGGCGGCGCAACAAGATGAACCTGTTCATGTCGGAATCTCCATGACGGCTACCTCAGGGCTCTCAGTTCGAACCCTAGGAACGTCAACCGAATCAGCCTCCACCGTATTGCTATGCATTGTTAATTCACTGCGTCAACGCCTTCGCGCCCAAGAACCAGTTGAACTACGAAAATATTAG
- the ureG gene encoding urease accessory protein UreG, whose translation MEPIRIGIGGPVGAGKTQLIERITRALDGEISMAAITNDIYTIEDAKILAANGVLPLDRIVGIETGGCPHTAIREDTSMNAAAIEELKTKHKDLQVIFVESGGDNLSATFSPELVDFSIYIIDVAQGEKIPRKAGQGMIKSDLFIINKTDLAPYVGADLSVMESDSKQFRGDKPFCFTNLKTDTGLEHVIAWLKHDVLMTDLA comes from the coding sequence ATGGAACCAATTCGTATCGGCATCGGCGGCCCGGTCGGTGCCGGCAAGACTCAACTTATTGAGCGCATCACCAGAGCCTTGGACGGAGAAATCTCCATGGCCGCAATTACCAACGACATTTACACCATTGAAGACGCCAAAATTTTGGCTGCCAACGGTGTGCTGCCTTTGGACCGAATCGTTGGCATTGAGACCGGTGGATGCCCACATACCGCTATTCGCGAAGACACCTCAATGAACGCCGCCGCGATCGAGGAGCTAAAAACGAAGCACAAAGATCTCCAAGTCATCTTCGTTGAATCTGGAGGAGACAACCTCTCAGCGACGTTCTCGCCAGAACTCGTGGACTTTTCCATCTATATTATTGATGTGGCCCAAGGAGAGAAGATTCCACGCAAAGCAGGGCAGGGAATGATCAAATCTGACCTGTTCATCATTAATAAGACTGATCTGGCTCCATATGTCGGTGCGGATCTTTCGGTAATGGAGTCAGACTCAAAACAGTTCCGTGGAGACAAACCGTTCTGCTTCACCAACCTGAAAACGGACACCGGACTAGAGCACGTCATTGCGTGGCTGAAGCACGATGTTCTGATGACGGATCTTGCCTAG
- a CDS encoding FAD-binding protein, which yields MRKEQQISTSVLVIGTGGSGLRAAIELAELGTDVLAVGKRPKHDAHTSLAAGGINAALGTMDEEDSWQQHAADTIKESYYLADPRTVQVVAQGAGRGIEDLERYGMNFAREQDGRISQRFFGAHKFRRTAFAGDYTGLEIQRTLIRRAEQLQIPVLDSVYITELLVAEGQIFGAYGFDVNDGTGYLIHADAVILAAGGHNRIWRRSSSRRDENTGDSFRLAVEAGARLRDAELVQFHPSGIIEPESVAGTLISEAARGEGGILTNALGERFMERYDPERMELSTRDRVALAAYTEISEGRGTEKGGVWLDVSHLPRETIMSRLPRVYQTMLEEQMLDITQQKIEIAPTAHYSMGGVWVDPLTHATEVPGLYAIGEASSGLHGANRLGGNSLIELLVFGRIVGQEAANYSRSLTAHQRSQEAIDHARQSVQELVAADGEENVRSLQRAIRDVMTAHAGVVRDEAGLQLGLEKLSVIEQRMQNIGIHPDIAGFQDLCHAFDLKSSVLAARATLESALERKETRGCHNRSDYPLTDPDLQVNLVWSPQGIVRESIPQVPAEIASLITEVSQEGKLVE from the coding sequence ATGAGAAAAGAACAGCAGATATCCACTTCAGTGCTCGTCATCGGAACCGGCGGTTCAGGTCTGCGAGCAGCCATCGAACTGGCAGAACTAGGCACCGATGTACTTGCAGTTGGCAAGCGCCCAAAACATGATGCGCACACGTCATTGGCTGCCGGCGGCATCAATGCAGCACTGGGCACCATGGACGAAGAAGACAGCTGGCAGCAACATGCCGCGGACACCATTAAAGAAAGTTACTACCTGGCTGATCCACGAACGGTTCAGGTTGTCGCTCAAGGTGCTGGCCGAGGCATCGAAGATTTAGAACGCTACGGCATGAACTTCGCCCGTGAACAAGACGGGCGAATTTCGCAACGGTTCTTCGGGGCACACAAATTCCGTCGTACGGCATTCGCTGGTGACTACACGGGACTAGAGATTCAGCGAACACTGATTCGACGAGCAGAACAATTGCAAATCCCAGTCCTGGATTCCGTCTACATCACCGAATTACTCGTAGCCGAGGGACAAATTTTCGGCGCCTACGGCTTCGATGTCAATGACGGCACTGGTTATCTGATCCACGCCGACGCGGTGATCCTTGCCGCCGGCGGACACAACCGAATCTGGCGTCGCAGTAGTTCACGCCGCGACGAAAACACCGGTGACTCGTTCCGTCTAGCTGTCGAAGCCGGCGCACGGTTGCGCGATGCTGAACTCGTACAATTCCATCCATCGGGCATCATCGAACCAGAATCAGTCGCAGGAACATTGATTTCTGAAGCGGCCCGCGGTGAAGGTGGAATTCTCACAAATGCCCTGGGAGAGCGCTTCATGGAACGCTACGATCCAGAGCGTATGGAACTGTCCACCAGGGATCGAGTAGCACTGGCAGCCTACACAGAAATCAGTGAAGGCCGTGGCACGGAGAAGGGAGGAGTGTGGCTGGACGTTTCGCATCTACCTCGTGAGACCATCATGTCCAGGTTGCCGCGCGTGTACCAGACCATGTTGGAAGAACAGATGCTCGATATCACCCAACAAAAGATCGAAATCGCACCCACCGCACACTACTCCATGGGTGGAGTATGGGTTGACCCCCTCACGCATGCAACAGAAGTCCCGGGACTCTACGCCATTGGGGAAGCCTCTTCAGGGCTGCACGGCGCCAATCGCTTGGGTGGTAACTCCCTCATTGAACTACTGGTATTTGGCCGGATTGTTGGTCAGGAGGCTGCCAACTATTCACGTTCACTGACTGCACACCAACGTTCTCAGGAGGCAATCGACCATGCACGGCAGTCTGTCCAAGAATTGGTTGCAGCGGATGGTGAAGAGAACGTTCGAAGCCTGCAGCGAGCAATCCGCGACGTGATGACCGCTCATGCAGGTGTAGTACGCGATGAAGCTGGTCTTCAGCTTGGCCTGGAAAAGTTGAGTGTGATTGAACAGCGCATGCAGAATATCGGAATCCATCCTGATATTGCCGGATTCCAAGATCTTTGCCATGCATTTGATTTGAAGTCCTCTGTACTGGCGGCCCGGGCCACCTTGGAGTCAGCTCTGGAACGTAAGGAAACCCGTGGCTGCCATAACCGTAGTGACTATCCTCTGACTGACCCCGACCTCCAGGTAAATCTGGTCTGGTCGCCACAGGGGATTGTCCGTGAGTCAATTCCTCAGGTACCTGCCGAAATTGCTTCTCTGATTACCGAAGTCTCTCAAGAGGGAAAGCTCGTCGAATAA
- a CDS encoding epimerase, whose product MIAELQTAGYRVSTIGREATADVSWNDEPGILRLVDGAQLLINLAGKNVGCRYTDTAREQILSSRVETTRSLHAAVVGATNPPALWLNASTATIYEHSMNEPNTESSGRIGAGFSVDVARNWENEFFAGHLANTRRVALRMAIVLGDGPATRKLLTIARFGLGGTQHDSWWPSHRRYRGIGPDPSGSERSAWYRTGGKQRFSWIHVDDVLGAIWHIIDHSEITGPVNLASPNPVMNYELMADLRRAVGRKYGLSVYRWMLEPAMFLLRVEPEMLLKSRWALPEKLQNTGYSFTWPQLAPALNDIVETLGKKPVSP is encoded by the coding sequence TTGATCGCTGAATTGCAAACCGCAGGCTATCGCGTTTCTACTATTGGCCGCGAAGCAACAGCGGATGTCTCCTGGAATGATGAACCTGGCATTCTCAGGTTGGTTGATGGTGCGCAGTTGCTCATTAATCTGGCAGGCAAAAATGTCGGATGCCGTTACACGGATACGGCGCGTGAACAGATTCTGTCATCGCGCGTGGAAACGACAAGATCACTGCATGCTGCAGTTGTCGGCGCGACGAACCCTCCTGCGCTCTGGCTGAATGCATCAACTGCCACCATCTATGAGCACAGCATGAACGAACCGAATACCGAGTCCAGTGGGCGAATCGGCGCAGGGTTTTCTGTAGACGTTGCTCGCAATTGGGAAAACGAATTCTTCGCCGGACACCTAGCGAACACTAGACGTGTCGCATTGCGGATGGCGATCGTGCTTGGGGATGGACCAGCCACTCGTAAGTTGTTGACGATTGCCCGCTTTGGACTAGGCGGGACACAGCATGACAGCTGGTGGCCCTCGCATCGACGATACCGAGGCATCGGACCGGATCCCAGTGGGTCGGAACGTAGCGCCTGGTATCGAACTGGAGGCAAGCAACGGTTTAGTTGGATTCATGTCGATGATGTTCTTGGGGCCATATGGCACATCATTGATCATTCGGAAATTACGGGGCCCGTTAATTTGGCCTCTCCGAATCCCGTTATGAATTACGAACTCATGGCTGATTTACGCCGAGCGGTAGGAAGAAAATATGGCCTGTCTGTATATCGATGGATGTTAGAACCCGCGATGTTTTTGCTCCGTGTCGAGCCTGAGATGCTTCTCAAATCGCGGTGGGCATTACCAGAGAAACTGCAAAATACTGGCTATTCGTTCACTTGGCCGCAACTGGCTCCAGCGCTAAATGATATTGTCGAAACTCTTGGTAAGAAACCCGTATCTCCTTAA
- a CDS encoding urease accessory protein UreF gives MESYLESGHVRDESSFALWLRLFLEQSLTYTDGLLLRLAFEAQDDQRIIELDRLIHAAALPRQLRMAAQKMGARMLAVALAGFPVPALHSYQQAIQTGNCSGHPAIAYALAARGAGAPLADALSSYLFSTATSLTQNAIRAIPLGQDAGQRVIREMHGTVNAAVIKIFTLDDQDLGLATPGLEIAQMRHEHQRARMFMS, from the coding sequence ATGGAATCCTATCTGGAATCAGGGCACGTTCGCGACGAATCGAGTTTTGCCCTATGGCTACGCTTGTTTTTGGAGCAGTCACTGACATATACCGATGGTTTGCTTTTACGCCTTGCCTTCGAAGCCCAAGATGATCAACGCATCATTGAACTGGACCGACTGATTCACGCAGCAGCTCTGCCTCGTCAACTACGGATGGCTGCGCAAAAAATGGGTGCCCGAATGCTCGCCGTGGCGTTGGCAGGATTTCCTGTGCCAGCACTGCACAGTTATCAGCAAGCGATCCAAACGGGAAACTGTTCCGGCCATCCTGCCATCGCCTACGCACTAGCCGCACGTGGGGCGGGAGCCCCACTTGCTGACGCGCTGAGTAGTTACTTGTTTTCTACCGCGACAAGTCTGACTCAAAACGCTATCCGTGCTATTCCGCTGGGACAGGACGCAGGGCAACGAGTCATTCGAGAAATGCACGGGACAGTCAACGCAGCTGTCATAAAAATTTTCACTCTGGATGATCAAGACTTAGGCCTAGCGACACCCGGTTTGGAAATAGCGCAAATGCGCCACGAGCATCAGCGCGCCCGAATGTTTATGTCTTAA
- a CDS encoding urease subunit beta, producing MIPGEYILRDEPILCNEKQKTLEIRLINRGDRPVQVGSHFHFAEVNAQLEFDRDATRGFRLDIPAGTAVRFEPGDARTVKLVEFSGARQVHGFRDQVAGPLDQPATKDQEHKA from the coding sequence ATGATTCCGGGAGAGTACATCCTTCGAGATGAACCAATTCTTTGCAACGAAAAGCAGAAGACGCTAGAGATACGACTAATTAATCGTGGCGATAGGCCCGTGCAAGTCGGCTCGCACTTTCATTTTGCTGAGGTGAACGCTCAGCTCGAATTTGATAGGGACGCGACGCGAGGATTCCGACTGGACATCCCAGCCGGCACCGCCGTGAGATTCGAACCCGGAGATGCCCGTACGGTAAAGCTGGTCGAGTTTTCTGGTGCTCGCCAAGTCCACGGTTTCCGTGATCAGGTTGCTGGACCCTTGGATCAGCCGGCTACTAAAGATCAGGAGCATAAAGCATGA